In Ascaphus truei isolate aAscTru1 chromosome 7, aAscTru1.hap1, whole genome shotgun sequence, one genomic interval encodes:
- the SNRPA gene encoding U1 small nuclear ribonucleoprotein A, which yields MAVPESRPNHTIYINNLNEKIKKDELKKSLYAIFSQFGQILDILVSRSLKMRGQAFVIFKEVSSATNALRSMQGFPFYDKPMRIQYCKTDSDIIAKVKGTFVERDKKRQEKRKVKGQEPPVVKKPVPGAPVVQAVPGQMPGMPNMPGMNQAPRMMHMGGQAPYMHHPGMMPPPGMAHGQIPPGGMPHGQMMPGQMAPMLPISENPPNHILFLTNLPEETNELMLSMLFNQFPGFKEVRLVPGRHDIAFVEFDNEVQAGAARESLQGFKITQSNSMKISFAKK from the exons ATGGCTGTGCCAGAGTCCCGCCCCAATCACACGATTTACATCAACAACCTCAACGAGAAGATCAAGAAGGATG AGCTGAAGAAGTCCCTTTATGCCATATTCTCGCAGTTTGGGCAAATCCTTGACATCTTGGTGTCTCGGAGTTTGAAGATGAGAGGACAGGCGTTTGTCATCTTCAAGGAGGTCAGCAGTGCAACCAATGCACTAAGATCCATGCAGGGTTTCCCCTTCTATGACAAGCCTATG AGAATACAGTACTGCAAGACGGACTCGGACATCATTGCCAAGGTGAAAGGAACCTTTGTGGAGCGTGACAAGAAGCGGCAAGAGAAGAGGAAGGTGAAGGGTCAAGAACCTCCAGTTGTCAAGAAGCCTGTGCCAGGTGCACCTGTGGTACAGGCAGTGCCAGGGCAGATGCCG GGCATGCCGAATATGCCAGGTATGAACCAGGCTCCACGAATGATGCACATGGGTGGCCAGGCTCCGTACATGCACCACCCTGGCATGATGCCCCCACCGGGAATGGCACATGGGCAGATCCCACCTGGTGGCATGCCTCATGGCCAGATGATGCCTGGGCAGATGGCACCCATGCTTCCG ATCTCCGAGAACCCACCCAACCACATCCTCTTCCTCACCAACCTCCCAGAGGAAACAAACGAGCTTATGCTGTCCATGTTGTTCAATCA GTTCCCCGGCTTCAAAGAGGTGCGCCTTGTTCCCGGCCGTCACGACATTGCTTTTGTGGAGTTTGACAATGAGGTGCAGGCAGGAGCTGCCCGTGAGTCTTTGCAGGGTTTCAAGATCACGCAGAGCAACTCCATGAAGATCTCCTTTGCCAAGAAATAG